Proteins encoded by one window of Phycisphaerae bacterium:
- the argJ gene encoding bifunctional glutamate N-acetyltransferase/amino-acid acetyltransferase ArgJ, translated as MSNHTITAPRGFEAGAAMAGIKHANRLDVGVIASEVPCTAAAVFTRNRFCGAPVIVGREHTRDGCLHAVVVNSGCSNVATGRRGVADARAMCRRVAEGIGVDETDVLPSSTGVIGQFLPMDKILKGIDRAVEALSGSARAGLSFARAIMTTDLKVKQATARFKIGKEIVTVAGCCKGSGMIAPNMATMLAYLTTDAGVPAARLRTFLKAAIEPTFNRVTVDECESTSDTVTIMASGLALPLDSRKAEICFAVALGEVCESLAYQIAADGEGATRVLEVSVTGAKTHADAHAAARTIAVSPLVKTAVHGGDPNWGRIVQALGQTRVAYQPERVVIRLDKTTLFRKGAPAPGLDKRKLSRMMLQRHVSIAVDLGAGKACDRVLTCDLSRDYIKINADYTT; from the coding sequence TTGTCTAATCACACCATTACAGCACCGAGAGGCTTCGAGGCCGGCGCGGCCATGGCCGGCATCAAGCACGCCAACCGGCTCGACGTCGGCGTCATCGCCAGCGAGGTTCCTTGCACGGCCGCCGCAGTGTTCACACGCAACCGGTTCTGCGGGGCGCCGGTCATCGTGGGTCGCGAGCACACCCGCGACGGGTGCCTGCACGCCGTCGTGGTCAATAGCGGCTGCTCGAACGTGGCTACCGGCAGGCGGGGCGTGGCCGACGCCCGGGCGATGTGCCGCAGGGTAGCCGAGGGAATCGGCGTGGACGAGACCGACGTGTTGCCGTCGAGCACCGGCGTGATCGGTCAGTTCCTCCCGATGGACAAGATCCTCAAGGGTATCGACAGGGCGGTGGAGGCCTTGTCTGGGTCGGCTCGGGCCGGGTTGTCATTCGCGCGGGCGATCATGACCACGGACCTGAAGGTCAAGCAGGCCACCGCTCGATTCAAGATCGGCAAAGAGATCGTGACCGTCGCCGGTTGCTGCAAGGGCAGCGGGATGATCGCCCCGAACATGGCCACGATGCTGGCCTATCTCACCACGGACGCCGGCGTGCCGGCCGCCAGGCTGCGTACATTCCTCAAGGCAGCGATCGAGCCGACGTTCAACCGCGTGACCGTCGATGAGTGCGAGTCGACCAGCGATACGGTGACGATCATGGCCAGCGGCCTGGCCCTGCCGCTGGATTCGAGGAAGGCGGAGATCTGCTTTGCCGTGGCTCTGGGTGAAGTCTGCGAGTCGCTCGCCTATCAGATCGCAGCCGACGGAGAAGGGGCCACACGCGTGCTGGAAGTGAGTGTGACCGGAGCGAAGACGCACGCCGATGCCCATGCCGCCGCGCGCACGATCGCGGTCAGTCCGCTGGTCAAGACCGCCGTCCACGGCGGAGACCCGAACTGGGGGCGGATCGTGCAGGCCTTGGGGCAGACCAGGGTCGCCTACCAGCCCGAGCGCGTGGTCATCCGGCTGGACAAGACGACACTCTTCAGAAAAGGGGCCCCGGCGCCGGGTCTGGACAAACGCAAGCTGAGCCGCATGATGCTGCAGAGGCACGTGAGCATTGCCGTTGACCTCGGCGCCGGCAAGGCCTGTGATCGGGTCCTGACCTGTGATCTGTCGCGGGACTACATCAAGATCAACGCGGACTACACGACCTGA
- the purN gene encoding phosphoribosylglycinamide formyltransferase: protein MTSQSERLRIAVLISGGGRSLQNLIDRIRHGELDVEIAVVISSLSKVKGVERARAAGLPLAIIRTQDYPDLDEFSRRIAETLDAHRVGLVCQAGWTCFWQIPDRWLGKVMNIHPALLPKHGGKGFYGHHVHESVLAAGESESGCTVHLANNEYDAGPIIMQRKVPVLPGDTPDTLAERVFAQECIAYPAAIRLFAKGHLVVQDGQVYLHRPGRERLIPPHRTGTE, encoded by the coding sequence ATGACATCCCAGAGCGAACGTCTTCGAATCGCGGTCCTTATCTCCGGCGGGGGACGATCGCTGCAGAACCTGATCGACCGCATCAGACACGGCGAGCTGGACGTCGAGATCGCGGTGGTGATCTCATCGCTGTCCAAGGTCAAGGGCGTCGAGCGGGCGCGGGCGGCTGGGCTACCGCTGGCCATTATCCGCACCCAGGATTACCCGGACCTCGACGAGTTTAGCCGAAGGATCGCCGAGACGCTGGACGCGCATCGGGTTGGCCTGGTCTGCCAGGCGGGGTGGACGTGCTTCTGGCAGATCCCCGACCGCTGGCTGGGCAAGGTCATGAACATTCATCCCGCCCTGCTGCCCAAGCATGGCGGAAAGGGGTTCTACGGGCACCACGTGCACGAGTCGGTGCTGGCGGCCGGTGAGAGCGAGAGCGGCTGCACCGTCCATCTCGCCAACAACGAATACGATGCCGGCCCGATCATCATGCAGCGGAAGGTGCCGGTCCTCCCCGGCGACACGCCCGACACGCTGGCGGAACGCGTCTTCGCCCAGGAGTGCATCGCCTATCCGGCCGCCATCCGCCTCTTCGCCAAGGGCCACCTGGTGGTCCAGGACGGCCAGGTGTATCTCCACCGTCCCGGCCGGGAACGACTCATTCCGCCCCACCGGACCGGAACGGAGTGA
- a CDS encoding N-acetyl-gamma-glutamyl-phosphate reductase — MAENSKVRVAIVGATAYTSRETIRWLLVHPGVDIVALCSRRDPQPRIDEVFPELAGRLELRCEPIDASALKGRVDVVMMCLPNGLTMDLAPRLLDAGIRVIDFSADYRLKEPAEYQQWYGKEHTDLGNLARAVYGLPEVYREKIRTAALIANPGCYPTSAALGIIPLLRAGLIEAKDIIVDAASGISGAGRDPKPEHHFPERHETFEAYKIGEHRHMVEIERTLDPYVRASKSSVIFTPHLIPMERGILSTIYLHPRQPVSTEHVMQVLAETYQNEPFVRLRKSPPRTGDVARTNFCDLTARVVKSRIIVLSAIDNMVKGAAGQAIQNMNIMFGRKETEGLV, encoded by the coding sequence ATGGCAGAGAACAGCAAAGTACGCGTGGCCATCGTGGGCGCTACCGCATACACCTCCCGGGAAACGATCCGCTGGCTGTTGGTCCATCCCGGAGTCGATATCGTCGCCCTCTGCTCGCGCCGCGATCCGCAGCCGCGCATCGACGAGGTCTTCCCGGAACTGGCCGGCCGTCTCGAATTGCGCTGCGAACCGATCGACGCCTCCGCCCTCAAGGGTCGGGTCGACGTCGTCATGATGTGCCTGCCCAACGGCTTGACCATGGACCTCGCCCCCAGGCTGCTCGACGCCGGCATTCGGGTGATCGATTTCTCCGCCGACTACCGCCTCAAGGAGCCGGCCGAGTACCAGCAGTGGTACGGCAAAGAGCACACCGATCTGGGCAACCTCGCCCGGGCGGTCTACGGATTGCCCGAGGTCTATCGCGAAAAGATCCGCACCGCCGCCCTGATCGCCAATCCCGGCTGCTATCCCACGTCGGCCGCCCTGGGCATCATTCCCCTGCTTCGCGCGGGGCTGATCGAGGCCAAGGACATTATCGTGGACGCGGCCAGCGGCATCAGCGGCGCGGGTCGCGACCCGAAACCCGAGCACCACTTCCCCGAACGCCACGAGACTTTCGAGGCCTACAAGATCGGCGAGCATCGCCACATGGTCGAGATCGAACGGACCCTCGATCCCTACGTGCGGGCCAGCAAGTCGTCGGTAATCTTCACCCCACACCTGATCCCGATGGAACGAGGGATCCTCTCGACTATCTACCTGCACCCGCGTCAGCCGGTCTCGACCGAGCACGTCATGCAGGTACTTGCCGAGACCTATCAGAACGAGCCGTTCGTGCGGCTTCGCAAAAGCCCACCCCGGACGGGCGACGTGGCTCGGACCAACTTCTGCGACTTGACTGCACGAGTGGTCAAGTCGCGGATCATCGTGCTTTCAGCCATCGACAACATGGTCAAGGGGGCCGCCGGGCAGGCGATTCAGAACATGAATATCATGTTCGGACGGAAGGAGACAGAGGGCCTTGTCTAA